In a genomic window of Mesoplasma tabanidae:
- the rpsG gene encoding 30S ribosomal protein S7 has protein sequence MRKNRAEKRDVLADPIYNSKLVTRAINKIMLDGKRGTAQTIIYDAFDIIKEKTGEEPIEVFNKAIENIKPHLELKVRRIGGANYQVPVEVSDERQVTLALRWLINYARLRNEKVMTVKLANEIVDAANNMGGSVKKREDTHKMAEANKAFAHYRW, from the coding sequence ATGCGTAAAAATAGAGCAGAAAAAAGAGATGTTTTAGCAGATCCAATTTATAACTCAAAATTAGTTACTCGTGCTATCAACAAAATTATGTTAGATGGTAAGAGAGGAACAGCTCAAACTATTATTTATGATGCATTTGACATTATCAAAGAAAAAACTGGTGAAGAACCAATTGAAGTATTTAACAAGGCTATTGAAAACATTAAACCACACTTAGAATTAAAAGTTCGTCGTATTGGGGGAGCTAACTACCAAGTGCCAGTTGAAGTTTCAGATGAAAGACAAGTTACTTTAGCTTTACGTTGATTAATCAACTATGCAAGATTAAGAAACGAGAAAGTTATGACTGTTAAATTAGCAAACGAAATCGTTGACGCTGCAAACAACATGGGTGGATCAGTTAAAAAACGTGAAGACACACATAAAATGGCAGAAGCTAACAAAGCATTCGCACATTACCGTTGATAA
- the rpsL gene encoding 30S ribosomal protein S12 encodes MPTINQLVKTNRKAKTWKTKAPALNRGINSLKKKVTKVSAPQKRGVCTRVATMTPKKPNSALRKYARVRLTNGMEVNAYIPGEGHNLQEHSVVLIRGGRVKDLPGVRYHIIRGTLDTQAVNNRKQSRSLYGAKRPKK; translated from the coding sequence ATGCCAACAATCAATCAATTAGTTAAAACAAATCGTAAAGCTAAAACTTGAAAAACAAAAGCACCCGCTTTAAATAGAGGGATAAACTCATTGAAAAAGAAAGTAACTAAAGTTTCTGCACCTCAAAAAAGAGGAGTATGTACTCGTGTTGCTACAATGACACCTAAAAAACCCAACTCTGCGTTACGTAAATACGCTCGTGTTAGATTAACAAATGGAATGGAAGTTAACGCATATATCCCAGGAGAAGGACATAACCTTCAAGAACACTCAGTTGTTTTAATTCGTGGGGGGCGTGTAAAAGACTTACCAGGGGTACGTTACCATATTATTCGTGGAACATTAGATACTCAAGCAGTTAACAACCGTAAACAATCTCGTTCATTATACGGGGCAAAAAGACCTAAAAAATAA
- the cls gene encoding cardiolipin synthase: protein MKKPFVATASLIVMYSVGGALYISINLSLNFFISNPLPFIFFISITHLFSVTWAIVVLCNRKRRIETRIRWALFIILIPFFGIISYYLLGRVYKYKKNKNYLYNKNSTSALQSKTQYDIENLKEIEKEVPEFKRSFMMTFEQQKESIYSNTEIQYLESGNQYFANLLNDVNNAKEYVLINCYIISEGEFLNKLTDLLIYKMHQGIRVYIIYDFLGSYGRFTKSKKRLVQEGAHLIAYSPIHFPFLKWNANYRDHRKDISIDGQIGYLGGINMSDEYINKSGVFGYWNDSAIRLVGESVQEIELIFKKDWNFYAGKKQNKIEKLEPKFGKAIRKRFVTNDFVQIVSDGPNHERPICLELLLNLIHSAQNRIWLKSPYFIPPPEIINALCNAASTGLDVRILLPGRTDKFLLLEVSKHWTKKMFENGVKIYSMNDTFIHEKSYIFDDAISFTGSSNLDYRALFCDQQTMALIKSNKINNDIAKKMIQDIEKSFEYKFMPNKDLSIWKRAVVKTYNIMAPLL from the coding sequence ATGAAAAAACCATTTGTAGCAACAGCTTCATTAATAGTAATGTATAGTGTTGGTGGAGCTTTATATATTTCAATTAACTTATCACTTAACTTTTTTATATCAAATCCCTTGCCATTTATTTTTTTCATTTCAATAACTCACTTATTTTCTGTAACGTGAGCCATTGTAGTTTTGTGTAACAGAAAAAGAAGAATAGAGACTAGAATTAGATGAGCACTATTTATTATTTTGATTCCTTTCTTTGGAATTATTTCATACTATTTATTAGGAAGAGTTTATAAATATAAAAAAAATAAAAATTATTTATATAATAAAAACTCTACTAGTGCCTTACAATCTAAAACACAATATGACATTGAAAACTTGAAAGAAATTGAAAAAGAAGTTCCAGAATTTAAAAGGTCATTCATGATGACATTTGAGCAACAAAAAGAAAGCATTTATTCAAATACGGAAATCCAATACTTGGAATCGGGTAATCAGTATTTTGCAAATTTATTAAATGATGTTAATAATGCAAAAGAATACGTTTTAATCAATTGCTATATAATTTCAGAAGGTGAATTTTTAAATAAATTAACTGATTTATTAATTTATAAAATGCATCAAGGAATAAGAGTATATATAATATATGACTTTTTGGGGAGCTACGGAAGATTTACAAAAAGCAAAAAAAGACTTGTTCAAGAAGGTGCGCACTTAATTGCATATTCTCCTATTCATTTTCCTTTTTTAAAGTGAAATGCAAATTATAGAGATCACAGAAAAGATATTTCAATTGATGGTCAAATAGGATATTTAGGCGGAATTAATATGTCAGATGAATACATCAATAAAAGCGGTGTATTTGGTTATTGAAATGATTCAGCCATTCGATTGGTTGGAGAAAGTGTTCAAGAAATTGAGTTAATTTTTAAAAAAGATTGAAATTTTTATGCAGGTAAAAAGCAAAATAAAATTGAAAAGTTAGAGCCTAAATTTGGAAAGGCAATAAGAAAGCGTTTTGTTACAAATGATTTTGTACAAATAGTTTCAGATGGACCAAATCATGAGAGGCCAATTTGCCTAGAATTACTTCTTAACTTAATTCATTCTGCCCAAAATAGAATTTGATTAAAGTCTCCATATTTTATACCGCCTCCTGAAATTATAAATGCCTTATGTAATGCTGCTTCTACAGGGCTTGATGTTCGTATATTGTTACCTGGAAGAACTGACAAATTTTTACTACTTGAAGTTTCAAAACATTGAACTAAAAAAATGTTTGAAAATGGTGTAAAAATATATTCAATGAATGATACTTTTATTCACGAAAAGTCATATATTTTTGATGATGCTATTTCATTTACAGGAAGCTCAAATTTAGATTATAGAGCTTTATTTTGTGATCAACAAACTATGGCTTTGATTAAATCAAATAAAATAAATAATGATATTGCAAAAAAAATGATTCAAGACATTGAAAAATCATTCGAGTATAAATTCATGCCAAATAAAGATTTGTCTATTTGAAAAAGAGCGGTTGTAAAAACTTACAATATAATGGCTCCACTGTTATAA
- a CDS encoding L-threonylcarbamoyladenylate synthase → MLNKSQVNKATKQISKGEVIILPTDTIYGLSAAWNKENEVKINKIKGAMLNKPLIILVSNIKQLDELNIAKNEFSDLLFEKSTTVIFKTIDNLETIAVRLIEREDIKSIINVTGPIFSTSVNIHGSKPINIKEELISFNKEVEVYFDQDVLDTKASKIFNSITKKWVR, encoded by the coding sequence ATGTTAAATAAAAGTCAAGTTAATAAAGCAACTAAGCAAATTAGTAAAGGTGAAGTTATCATTTTGCCAACAGATACAATATATGGATTATCTGCTGCGTGAAATAAAGAAAATGAAGTAAAGATTAATAAAATTAAAGGAGCTATGCTAAATAAACCTTTAATTATTTTGGTTTCAAATATAAAGCAATTAGACGAGTTAAATATAGCAAAAAACGAATTTAGTGATTTATTATTTGAAAAATCAACAACTGTAATATTTAAAACTATTGATAACTTAGAAACTATAGCTGTTAGATTGATTGAAAGAGAAGATATTAAATCAATAATTAATGTTACAGGCCCAATTTTTTCAACTAGTGTAAACATTCATGGAAGTAAACCAATAAATATAAAGGAAGAATTAATAAGCTTTAATAAAGAAGTTGAAGTTTATTTTGATCAAGATGTACTAGATACTAAAGCATCAAAAATATTTAATTCTATAACTAAAAAATGAGTTCGATAA